From Mya arenaria isolate MELC-2E11 chromosome 12, ASM2691426v1, the proteins below share one genomic window:
- the LOC128212063 gene encoding uncharacterized protein LOC128212063, with translation MLKPYFNNRKSGPPLNMENLFVHRVDDGEFPAELRSRTPNTFWRSPYTGDTGSQVNKSVCLKPMLTITTPLKRPKIDNGGHVKSILKNKPGDESFEDNTKDESKPVRPLSEPQTPKLITTGTGQVMPHGAGPVRSKTAGKRVQFSSVTVKETKRDITSSPVSTNNLHTSTIIPFKGRRLFLDKNISTRILGTPARTATKWQKRGESVTGFSLSGGEANIKSQINAFIRKLKLAECERAAKSFDDSSRTIVIEDETSQRKTADKLRRLRSCPEVPMRPDWSEYDIDRTPTVKTKLTSSEVSDKKSRNNVDDDQSDSLSESVSIESFESPKEDKVVEKTPSGAKIFRPKPMASLYTKYRHITTNELNKYGNSSAGKSRNYYRLSSLGRNSTNFCDTRKTDQILGWLEEVRTANTAEEDAGTKGSNDR, from the coding sequence ATGTTAAAGCCTTACTTCAACAACCGGAAGAGTGGCCCGCCATTGAACATGGAGAATCTGTTTGTACATCGCGTTGACGATGGCGAATTTCCGGCGGAATTGCGGTCACGGACGCCTAACACGTTCTGGCGTTCCCCATACACTGGTGACACCGGAAGTCAAGTCAACAAATCAGTTTGTCTGAAGCCAATGTTGACAATCACAACGCCGCTCAAACGACCCAAAATTGATAACGGCGGACATGTTAAAAgcatattgaaaaacaaaccgGGGGACGAATCATTTGAGGACAACACAAAGGATGAAAGTAAACCAGTTCGGCCTTTGTCCGAGCCACAAACTCCAAAACTGATTACGACCGGTACAGGTCAAGTAATGCCGCATGGCGCAGGTCCTGTACGTTCAAAAACGGCGGGAAAACGTGTGCAATTTTCGTCTGTGACGGTAAAAGAAACCAAACGTGATATAACTAGTAGCCCGGTGAGCACAAACAACCTACATACATCTACCATCATCCCTTTCAAAGGTAGGCGGTTATTTCTGGATAAAAACATATCAACTCGAATATTAGGAACCCCTGCTAGAACCGCCACTAAATGGCAGAAAAGAGGTGAAAGTGTGACAGGATTCTCTCTAAGTGGCGGGGAAGCTAACATAAAGTCGCagattaatgcatttataaggAAACTCAAACTAGCGGAGTGTGAACGTGCGGCGAAATCTTTTGACGATTCCAGCAGGACGATCGTCATAGAGGACGAGACCTCTCAGAGGAAAACTGCTGACAAACTTCGAAGGTTAAGGTCATGTCCCGAGGTCCCTATGAGGCCAGACTGGAGCGAGTACGATATTGACAGGACACCGACTGTAAAAACGAAACTGACCTCTTCCGAAGTATCTGACAAAAAATCTCGTAACAATGTCGACGACGATCAGTCGGATTCGTTATCAGAATCCGTTTCCATAGAGAGTTTCGAGTCCCCTAAGGAGGACAAAGTTGTTGAAAAAACTCCCAGCGGGGCGAAAATATTCCGGCCCAAACCCATGGCCTCCCTGTACACAAAATACAGACACATCACAACAAACGAGCTCAACAAATACGGTAATTCGTCGGCGGGCAAGTCCAGGAACTACTACCGACTGTCAAGCCTTGGACGCAACTCTACAAACTTCTGTGACACCCGGAAGACGGACCAGATTCTCGGGTGGCTAGAGGAAGTGCGCACCGCCAACACAGCGGAAGAGGATGCTGGGACTAAAGGCAGCAACGACAGATGA